One window of the Chryseobacterium sp. CY350 genome contains the following:
- a CDS encoding cation:proton antiporter, translating to MELYYSFSALIVLASIFAYINYRFLKLPSTIGIMVIAIVVSIILVLFGENFLPKTFGHLNDLMNSIDFTEVLMGAMLNFLLFAGGIHININDLKEQFRPVLIFSTAGVIISTFIVGFGMFYLLPLIGLKIPFIYCLVFGALISPTDPVAVLSVLKQANVSKSLETKIAGESLFNDGMAVVVFTVVLQLAVGEEVDLGLESIGMLLLHEAGGGLLLGIVLGWVTSRLMREVDDYIISVLVTLAVVMGGYLVARQMHVSGPLTMVAAGLFMGNFNVKFKMKSVTQDYLIKFWELIDEILNAVLFLFIGFELLMIKNLNHYVIPGVLAVVVVLVARFISIWGPTKFMSFRTRFSPQTIKVLFWGGIRGGVSIALAMSIPKNEYSNAILSITYCVVVFSIIVQGLTIAKVANPNQIAKEEQEQESIALEKGH from the coding sequence ATCGCCATTGTGGTGTCTATCATTTTGGTTCTGTTTGGTGAAAATTTTCTTCCAAAAACTTTTGGTCATCTGAATGATTTGATGAACAGTATTGATTTTACAGAAGTTTTGATGGGTGCAATGCTGAATTTTCTACTTTTTGCGGGAGGAATTCATATTAATATTAACGATTTAAAAGAGCAGTTTCGGCCGGTTCTTATATTTTCGACGGCTGGGGTGATTATTTCAACCTTTATCGTAGGATTTGGGATGTTTTATCTTTTGCCATTGATAGGTCTGAAGATTCCCTTCATTTATTGTCTGGTTTTTGGTGCGTTGATTTCTCCGACAGATCCGGTTGCGGTTCTCAGTGTTTTGAAGCAAGCCAACGTTTCAAAATCTTTGGAAACAAAAATTGCAGGAGAATCTTTATTTAATGATGGTATGGCGGTGGTTGTTTTCACGGTCGTTCTGCAATTGGCCGTTGGTGAAGAAGTAGATTTAGGACTGGAAAGTATCGGGATGTTGCTTCTTCATGAGGCAGGCGGCGGATTGCTTTTAGGGATCGTATTGGGTTGGGTTACATCAAGATTAATGCGTGAAGTTGATGACTATATCATATCAGTTTTGGTAACATTAGCTGTTGTGATGGGAGGTTATCTTGTTGCAAGACAGATGCATGTTTCCGGTCCGTTAACGATGGTTGCTGCGGGATTGTTTATGGGTAATTTTAATGTTAAATTTAAAATGAAATCTGTCACTCAGGATTATCTGATTAAATTTTGGGAGCTTATTGATGAAATTTTAAATGCTGTTTTGTTCCTTTTTATAGGGTTTGAATTGCTGATGATAAAAAATTTGAATCATTATGTAATTCCTGGCGTATTGGCAGTTGTTGTAGTTTTGGTTGCGAGATTTATTTCGATTTGGGGACCTACGAAATTTATGTCTTTCAGAACAAGATTTAGTCCGCAAACGATAAAGGTACTTTTTTGGGGAGGAATTCGCGGTGGTGTTTCCATTGCTCTGGCGATGTCTATTCCGAAAAACGAATACAGCAATGCTATTTTAAGTATTACTTATTGTGTAGTTGTGTTTTCAATTATCGTTCAGGGACTTACGATTGCGAAAGTTGCCAATCCGAATCAGATTGCAAAAGAAGAGCAGGAACAGGAAAGTATAGCTTTAGAAAAAGGACATTAA
- a CDS encoding DUF4919 domain-containing protein, producing the protein MKKLFLLALLLFFGISFSQINTVEIKKNVTENPQKYFYDYLEIFKKDPSKLSQEEMNQLYYGSRFIESGYSLSTFNDDYDEIWKIASRKGLSKTKALKILEKAESAYHKTPMNIEILTSMVNIYDAIKEKAKAEICVMQNNRIIKTIDESGTGRSEESPICVVTAGEMLNFAKPIMMMGGNFKQKDLKTDEGCILTQYSNGSASLFVKCIGCFNF; encoded by the coding sequence ATGAAAAAGCTGTTTTTATTAGCCTTGCTACTATTTTTTGGAATTAGTTTTTCTCAGATTAATACTGTTGAGATTAAGAAAAACGTCACAGAAAATCCGCAAAAATACTTTTACGATTATTTAGAAATATTTAAGAAAGATCCTTCGAAATTGTCTCAGGAAGAGATGAATCAACTTTATTATGGAAGCCGATTTATTGAATCAGGATACAGTTTATCTACCTTCAATGATGATTATGATGAAATTTGGAAAATTGCTTCCAGAAAAGGATTGTCAAAAACAAAAGCTCTGAAAATTTTAGAAAAAGCTGAATCTGCATATCACAAAACGCCAATGAATATAGAAATTTTGACTTCGATGGTAAACATATATGATGCGATTAAAGAAAAGGCGAAAGCAGAAATATGCGTAATGCAGAATAATAGAATTATAAAAACTATTGACGAAAGCGGAACAGGAAGATCAGAAGAATCTCCGATCTGTGTGGTTACAGCTGGAGAAATGTTAAACTTTGCAAAACCCATAATGATGATGGGTGGAAATTTTAAACAAAAAGATCTAAAAACAGATGAAGGTTGTATTCTGACGCAATATTCTAATGGCAGCGCGAGCTTATTTGTAAAATGTATTGGTTGTTTTAATTTTTAA
- a CDS encoding DNA alkylation repair protein, translated as MTICKQIVEALNDLSIPEKAAFFPRFFKTGKGEYGEGDQFIGVIVPEQRKVAKEYFSKISLEELSELLSSEIHEHRLTALFMLILKFEKTKDQIVKDEIVEFYLNHLKYINNWDLVDSSCYKILGRYAFENQKESLLKELSKSDEMWHKRIAVVGTMYHIKKGSFELTKEFVTQNLHHPHDLMHKANGWLLREMGNKNEVELIAFLNLYYKKMPRTCLRYAIEKLDENVRQDYLKGRI; from the coding sequence ATGACTATCTGCAAACAAATTGTTGAAGCACTGAACGATTTATCTATTCCGGAAAAAGCCGCTTTTTTCCCACGATTTTTCAAAACAGGAAAAGGAGAATACGGCGAAGGCGATCAGTTTATTGGAGTCATCGTTCCAGAGCAAAGAAAAGTTGCGAAAGAATATTTTTCAAAAATCTCTTTGGAAGAATTAAGCGAACTTCTTTCTTCGGAAATTCATGAGCACAGACTGACAGCATTGTTTATGCTGATTCTTAAATTTGAAAAAACAAAAGATCAAATTGTAAAAGATGAAATTGTAGAATTTTATTTAAATCATCTTAAATATATCAACAATTGGGATTTGGTCGACTCAAGTTGTTATAAGATTTTAGGGCGATATGCATTTGAAAATCAGAAAGAAAGCCTTTTGAAAGAACTTTCAAAATCTGATGAGATGTGGCATAAAAGAATTGCTGTTGTTGGAACAATGTATCATATAAAAAAGGGATCATTTGAACTTACGAAAGAATTTGTAACCCAAAATTTACATCATCCACACGATCTCATGCACAAAGCAAACGGTTGGCTTTTACGCGAAATGGGAAATAAAAACGAAGTCGAACTCATTGCTTTTCTTAATCTTTATTACAAAAAAATGCCCAGAACCTGTCTTCGCTATGCTATTGAAAAGCTAGATGAAAATGTAAGACAAGATTATCTCAAAGGCAGAATTTAG
- a CDS encoding DUF6122 family protein, protein MDSSDFSLLRTFTHYFLHLIFPVFIALAFYRKNWKKAYLILLATMLVDLDHLFANPVFDPERMSIGFHFLHSYYAIAVYFLLLFFKGNLRIIGIGLLFHMLTDFQDFQLWPH, encoded by the coding sequence ATGGATTCTTCAGACTTTTCATTGTTAAGAACGTTTACACATTATTTTTTACATCTGATTTTTCCGGTGTTTATTGCTTTAGCTTTTTACAGAAAAAATTGGAAAAAAGCTTATCTGATTTTACTCGCAACCATGCTAGTTGATCTTGACCATCTTTTTGCCAATCCTGTTTTTGATCCGGAAAGAATGAGCATTGGCTTTCATTTCTTACATTCTTATTATGCCATTGCGGTTTATTTTTTGCTGTTATTTTTTAAAGGAAATTTAAGAATAATAGGCATTGGTCTTCTGTTTCATATGCTGACTGATTTTCAGGATTTTCAGCTTTGGCCTCATTAG
- a CDS encoding calcium:proton antiporter — translation MKPREFLNYTYIFPVFAVIYYFSGLMGAGVIFDVIAGILLTGSVLSAVHHAEVVAHKVGEPYGTIILALCITIIEVALIVSLMVAGGKQAITLARDTVFAAVMIILNGIIGICILVGGVKYFEQFFARTSATTYLVSIVSILVITLVLPNFTSSVNGPFYNDAQLIFVSIACLVIYGVFLMVQTVRHRSYFVPVDENAETHFIPNKTQAGISFLFLVVCLVIVVLMAKGLSKTIEDMVQSMGAPKSLVGVIIAAVVLLPEGVAAIRAARNNKIQSSLNLALGSALASIGLTIPAISAVSIMYDIPLVLGLDKKDIILLTLSVFIVMLSLSRGKTNVLYGTVLLVNLAAYIFTVIVP, via the coding sequence ATGAAGCCAAGAGAATTTTTAAACTACACCTATATTTTCCCTGTTTTTGCAGTGATTTATTATTTCAGCGGTTTGATGGGAGCCGGAGTCATTTTTGACGTCATCGCCGGAATTTTGCTGACCGGGAGCGTACTTTCTGCCGTTCATCATGCAGAAGTTGTGGCTCATAAAGTGGGAGAGCCTTACGGAACGATTATTCTGGCACTTTGTATCACCATTATTGAAGTAGCACTCATCGTTTCGCTCATGGTTGCCGGTGGCAAACAGGCGATTACATTGGCAAGAGATACCGTTTTTGCAGCAGTGATGATCATCCTCAACGGAATTATAGGAATTTGTATTCTCGTAGGTGGTGTAAAGTATTTTGAGCAGTTTTTTGCTCGTACTTCGGCTACCACTTATTTGGTAAGCATAGTTTCTATACTTGTTATCACGTTGGTTCTTCCAAATTTTACTTCTAGTGTCAACGGACCTTTTTATAACGATGCTCAGCTTATCTTTGTATCAATAGCGTGTCTCGTGATATATGGCGTTTTTTTAATGGTACAGACAGTGAGGCACAGAAGTTATTTTGTGCCAGTAGATGAAAACGCAGAAACTCATTTTATCCCCAATAAGACTCAGGCGGGTATAAGTTTTTTATTTTTGGTAGTTTGTCTGGTGATTGTTGTACTAATGGCAAAAGGTCTGTCTAAAACTATTGAAGATATGGTACAAAGTATGGGAGCACCAAAATCTTTAGTTGGAGTCATTATTGCAGCGGTAGTACTTCTTCCGGAAGGTGTGGCTGCAATTCGGGCTGCGAGGAACAATAAAATTCAATCAAGTTTAAATTTAGCATTAGGATCAGCTTTAGCAAGTATCGGTTTAACGATTCCTGCGATTTCTGCTGTCAGCATCATGTATGATATTCCTTTGGTTTTAGGGCTTGATAAAAAAGATATCATCCTTCTTACGCTATCGGTTTTTATCGTCATGTTGTCACTAAGCCGTGGAAAAACCAATGTACTTTACGGAACTGTATTGCTTGTAAATCTGGCGGCGTATATTTTTACCGTGATTGTACCTTAG
- a CDS encoding group III truncated hemoglobin — protein MKNLESREDIELLVNSFYRKVVEDETIGFFFKDIVKVDWDKHLPKMYSFWETILFGQMSYKGNPMAVHFPINEIKAMEKHHFAKWLKLWKQTIEENFTGQNASMAITKSENIANLMSYKMEMARKP, from the coding sequence ATGAAAAATTTAGAATCAAGAGAAGATATCGAATTGCTAGTCAATAGTTTTTACAGAAAAGTTGTTGAGGATGAGACCATTGGTTTTTTCTTTAAAGACATTGTAAAAGTAGATTGGGACAAACATTTACCAAAAATGTATTCATTTTGGGAAACAATTCTTTTCGGACAAATGAGCTACAAGGGAAATCCGATGGCAGTGCATTTTCCAATCAATGAAATAAAGGCTATGGAAAAACATCATTTCGCAAAGTGGCTGAAATTGTGGAAACAAACCATCGAAGAAAATTTCACAGGACAAAATGCTTCAATGGCAATCACAAAATCCGAAAACATCGCCAATCTGATGTCTTATAAGATGGAAATGGCACGAAAGCCATAA
- a CDS encoding ion channel, which produces MAKGFRKRISQENTENSGFGNRASGRFINKDGIPNVRRRGINVFNRLSWYHTMLNLSSFRFITYLVVMYILINLIFAFIYYLIGVEHLTGIDKSDPMNEFIDVFFFSSQTFTTVGYGRIAPVGFMASLVATFEAFLGLLTFAIATGLFYGRFSRPRAYLRFSDIAVIAPFQDVTALMFRLAPYKNNALTDADVTLSTAIEINEEGTTKNNFYRLETQLSKINTLSLNWTVVHKIDEKSPFVGFSADDFKNTNIEIIVHVRAFDEVFSNTVVQRASYVSKEIIYGAKFSPMYYPDEEKDSTVLDLDKINEYQKAELPAFDMETSS; this is translated from the coding sequence ATGGCAAAAGGTTTTAGAAAAAGAATCAGTCAGGAAAACACAGAAAATAGTGGTTTTGGAAATCGTGCTTCGGGACGATTCATCAATAAAGACGGTATCCCGAATGTAAGAAGACGCGGGATCAACGTTTTCAACAGATTGAGCTGGTATCATACGATGCTTAATTTATCGTCGTTTCGATTTATTACCTATCTGGTTGTGATGTATATTCTGATCAATCTCATTTTTGCATTTATTTATTATTTAATTGGCGTAGAACATCTCACCGGCATTGATAAAAGTGATCCGATGAATGAATTCATCGATGTGTTTTTTTTCAGTTCCCAGACTTTTACAACCGTCGGTTACGGAAGAATTGCTCCGGTAGGATTTATGGCCAGTTTGGTGGCTACCTTTGAGGCTTTTTTGGGATTGCTTACCTTTGCGATTGCAACGGGTTTGTTTTACGGAAGATTTTCAAGACCTCGAGCGTATCTTAGATTTTCAGATATTGCGGTAATTGCTCCTTTTCAGGATGTTACAGCCTTGATGTTTAGGTTGGCTCCATATAAAAATAATGCATTAACGGATGCTGATGTTACTCTTTCTACGGCCATTGAAATCAATGAAGAAGGGACTACAAAGAATAATTTTTACCGATTAGAAACTCAATTAAGTAAAATCAATACTTTATCTCTTAACTGGACTGTGGTTCATAAAATCGATGAGAAGTCTCCATTTGTTGGTTTTTCTGCGGATGATTTTAAAAATACAAATATAGAAATCATTGTTCATGTACGTGCGTTTGATGAAGTTTTTTCGAATACTGTTGTTCAGAGAGCATCATATGTATCAAAGGAAATCATTTATGGAGCAAAATTTTCGCCCATGTATTATCCCGACGAAGAGAAAGATTCAACAGTTTTGGATCTTGATAAAATTAATGAATATCAGAAAGCAGAACTTCCGGCTTTCGATATGGAAACATCATCATGA
- a CDS encoding YkgJ family cysteine cluster protein, with protein sequence MNLESYKKQALEKQKEHKKFLEGLKKKPPKNLDYIVQETHDQVFEKIDCLQCANCCKTTGPLYTEKDIERISKHLRMKQAGFESKFLRVDEENDKVLQNLPCFFLNQDNTCSIYDVRPKACREYPHTDRKKIYQINDLMIKNTVICPAALEFVEKMMNNLNK encoded by the coding sequence ATGAATTTAGAATCTTACAAAAAGCAGGCTTTAGAAAAGCAGAAAGAACATAAAAAATTTCTGGAAGGTTTAAAAAAGAAACCTCCTAAAAATCTCGATTATATTGTTCAGGAAACGCATGATCAGGTTTTTGAAAAGATTGACTGCCTTCAATGTGCAAATTGTTGCAAAACAACTGGCCCTTTGTATACAGAGAAAGATATCGAACGTATTTCGAAACATTTACGAATGAAGCAGGCTGGTTTTGAAAGTAAATTTTTGCGTGTAGATGAAGAAAATGATAAGGTTCTGCAAAATCTTCCGTGTTTTTTTCTAAATCAGGATAATACTTGCTCTATCTACGATGTTCGTCCCAAAGCTTGTAGAGAATATCCCCACACAGACCGTAAGAAGATTTATCAGATTAATGATTTGATGATTAAAAATACTGTTATCTGTCCTGCGGCTTTGGAGTTTGTTGAAAAGATGATGAATAACTTAAATAAGTAA
- the gdhA gene encoding NADP-specific glutamate dehydrogenase — protein MEQYNIDQKIQEFIAKIEAKNPNEPEFLQAVKEVAVTVIPFILTRKEYTGMKLLERMAEAERIIIFRVPWVDDKGEIQVNRGFRIQMNSAIGPYKGGIRFHPTVNLSVLKFLAFEQVFKNSLTTLPMGGGKGGSDFDPQGKTDMEVMRFCQAFMTELCKHIGPETDVPAGDIGVGAREIGYLFGQYKKVRNEFTGVLTGKGLAYGGSLIRPEATGYGVVYFAEQMLKTIGQTFKDKTVTVSGFGNVAWGVIKKVNELGGKVVTLSGPDGYVYDKDGIDGEKIDYLLELRSSGNNRAEDYAKKYPSSIFYAGKRPWEVKCDVAIPSATQNELDLEDARLLVENGCVCVTEAANMPSTLEAINYFLENKVLFSPGKASNAGGVATSGLEMTQNSIRLNWTSEEVDARLKEIMIGIHKACRDYGKEEDGYVNYVKGANIAGFVKVAEAMLAQGVV, from the coding sequence ATTGAGGCGAAAAATCCTAACGAACCGGAATTCTTACAGGCAGTAAAAGAAGTTGCCGTAACTGTAATTCCGTTTATCCTCACAAGAAAAGAATATACCGGCATGAAGCTTCTTGAGAGAATGGCCGAAGCTGAAAGAATCATTATTTTCAGAGTTCCATGGGTTGATGACAAAGGAGAAATTCAGGTGAACAGAGGTTTCAGAATTCAGATGAACTCTGCGATCGGACCTTACAAAGGGGGAATTCGTTTCCACCCTACAGTTAACCTTTCTGTACTTAAATTCTTAGCTTTCGAGCAGGTTTTCAAAAACTCTTTGACTACTCTTCCAATGGGAGGTGGAAAGGGCGGTTCAGATTTTGATCCTCAGGGAAAAACTGATATGGAAGTAATGCGTTTCTGTCAGGCTTTCATGACTGAATTGTGCAAGCATATCGGTCCGGAAACAGACGTTCCCGCAGGAGACATCGGTGTTGGAGCAAGAGAAATCGGGTATTTATTCGGTCAGTACAAAAAAGTACGCAATGAATTTACAGGAGTTCTTACAGGAAAAGGTCTTGCTTACGGTGGATCATTGATCCGTCCTGAAGCTACAGGTTATGGCGTTGTTTACTTTGCTGAGCAGATGCTAAAAACTATCGGACAGACTTTTAAAGATAAAACAGTTACCGTTTCAGGTTTCGGAAACGTTGCCTGGGGTGTTATCAAAAAAGTAAACGAATTGGGTGGAAAAGTGGTGACGCTTTCCGGCCCGGACGGTTATGTTTATGATAAAGATGGTATCGACGGTGAAAAAATCGATTATTTATTAGAATTAAGATCTTCTGGTAACAATAGAGCTGAAGATTATGCTAAGAAATATCCATCTTCAATATTCTATGCAGGAAAACGTCCTTGGGAAGTGAAATGTGACGTAGCAATTCCTTCTGCAACTCAGAACGAGCTTGATTTGGAAGACGCAAGGCTATTGGTAGAAAATGGTTGCGTGTGTGTAACTGAAGCCGCAAATATGCCTTCTACATTAGAAGCGATTAATTATTTCCTTGAAAACAAAGTATTGTTCTCTCCTGGAAAAGCTTCTAACGCTGGTGGTGTTGCAACTTCTGGTTTGGAGATGACTCAGAATTCAATCAGATTAAACTGGACTTCTGAAGAAGTTGATGCCAGGCTGAAAGAAATCATGATCGGAATCCACAAAGCTTGTAGAGACTACGGTAAAGAGGAAGATGGCTATGTGAACTACGTAAAAGGCGCCAACATCGCCGGATTCGTAAAAGTAGCAGAAGCAATGCTTGCTCAAGGTGTAGTATAA